The Bacteroidia bacterium genomic interval TGTCCATCCCGAGTCAGAGCCTTCCTTTTCAAAACATATTTGCTATTTTTCGATTGAAATAGCATTCCTCCTCTTTGCGAAAGGATTTGGGTTCGGCTCCATGTGGAAGTATCTCAAATATTTTGTTCCGGCAATTTGTCCCATTATCTGGGCCTTATATGTCTTTGTCCTGCGGAATATGTTTTCCTACAGGCTTACAGATACCGTATTGATTATTTCCGGAACCTGCATGCTATTGTTTGGGGCTATATGGTACCTCTTCTATAGTAAGCCGCAACACAGATTTACCCCGGCTATCATCATTAGCCTGGTCTTTACCCTTTCTCCGCTTTTTCTGAGAGCAACAAGTCTGGTGGATATTGATTACATGGCAAAGTGGTGGCTCGATCGACCTCTTTTTGTCTGGCAAATTTGTTTGGGTTTATTGATCCTGGCTTTCTTTTACCTGCTTCGATTTTATTTTCGACCTGCACAGGACCCTTTTTCAGTATTGAAGCTCCTCATTATCCTCCTGGTAGTAATTCTGGCTATTGTTAATTTTTTGTTTATTGATGATGATACAACTCTGACATTCTCTGCAGTTACTGTCATCTCGCTACTCAGCATACTTCCGGTGGTACATATTTTTGATATGCTTTTCTGGGAGGGAAAAATGAAACGGGAAAAAGAGAATATAAATTCTCTGGATGATTTAATAGAAAAGATTTCCGGAAGCTAATAACCTATGACTAAATCCCTTAGATATACCTGGCCTGTTTTTGCCTACCTGATTATGGTAGTCATTTTATATGTGGGAAGTTTAGGTGAATTAGCCGAACTGGTACGACTCAGGGAGTTGATTAATGTTATACTCACTGTTGGGGCTATCTACTACTTATATACCAGCCCTTTTAGTCAAACTCATTTTCTCCCCTTATTTACGCTGCTCATTGTCAGACTTATGGTACCCATGCTGGTCCCTTTTAATGCTACTACCGGAGTGAGTTTTTATATGGGGAGCAATATGGCCGTATTGTTTTTTTATTCTCTGAGAACCCTGCACAAAGAACCCATTCGCAAAATTGATTATCGCAAACTGTACCTGGTAGGAGCGACCATAATCTTCCAATGTATTTACTACGGTATCCTGGTTTTTATGTATGAGGAGACAGAAGCTATGGACCGAAATGAATTCTTTACCGGAGCCTCAGCCGTCAATCTTCTGAGCCAGATATTCATTGTGTGGCTGGTTGTTATCCATTTAAAACTAGTTGGGAAATGGGAAAAAGATCAGTTAGATGAAGAGGAACTTGAGTTGATCGAAGAAATAGGAAAAGGGAAAGAAATTGAAGATCAGGAGGGAAAAAATGCGTAATTGATCTTTCAATTGAGGAGGGATATTTAACCGTTCCCCTAAGCTTACTTGGTCAGCGTCAACTAAATAGCTAATATCTGGTATACACCAAATTCCTGATATTAGCCGTGAAACAGAGACCCCTACAAAACTCCTTCTGGACCCATGCCAAATACTTGGTCCCATTCCTTGTTCCACTACTCACTTTCTTTTTGGTAAAAATCCTGGATGGTCGCTATCAATACTTAACTGAAAGTACGATTGTTGTATTTTGGTTGACTGCCATGGTCTTTATGATCCTTTGGTGCCTGAAGTTTACCAAGCCCATGCGAAAATTCTCCCTCCTATTACTGGGTGCTTTTCTGATTTCGCTTGCACCCGGATTTTTCATTTTCCTTGGGATCATTGATAGCAATTTTTATTCAGACCTCCCTCCGGCAAAGGGGCCCTATGTATGGTATCATTCCTTAACTTCCATTATGATATTTGGCATATATCTGCTGCGTTTTTTCTCAAAACCGGAAAAAGATCTTTTTGCCATTCTGAAATTAAGCCTCATCATATACCTCTGTGTATTGGTAAATGCCTTCTCTTTTTTCAATGAAGATGAAGCCTTGATGGTCTTTATATCGATCAGTGGGATTGCCAGTATTATACTTTTGCCCCTCATACATGGAATAGAGATGATGATGTGGGAAAGAAGCAAATCGGTTTGGATGAGCTATTTGAAAGAGGCTGAGTTTGGAGGAAAATTAACCCATAGTGAGGGATAAGGGAAAGAGAAATCTCAGCATTTTTTCTGGGACTATTGCTCACCATTATCCATCTGAGCATGTTGTACAAATGGAAAACTACCTAAATAATAGAAACTCAGGATAGGATGATTGATCAGATAGGAAAATAATTCCTGTACCTACAACTCATCCCCGCAAAATTTACAATGCACCGCATCCATATCATGCCCTTCCAGGCTACAAGAAGGACAAGCCTTTGTACTGACTTCAGGCAATTCTCCCAGCTCACCTCTTACGAGTTCGGCGGAGACGATACCTGTCGGAACCGCCAGCACCCCATAACCCAGAATCATCAGGATGGCAGATAAAAATTGTCCCATAGGAGTAACGGGAGCAATATCTCCATAGCCTACGGTAGTGACCGTAACTATGGCCCAATACACACTATGCGGAATGCTGTCAAAACCGCTCCCCTCCCCTTCTTCGATCAGGTACATAGCCGAGCCAATGATCAGAACTGCACTTAAAACTCCGACCAAAAAAACCGTAATCTTTCGACTACTACTAATGATAGCATTATATAAGGTACTCGCCTCGCTAAGATACTTTGCAGCTTTAAATACTCTGAAAATTCTCAGAAGTCTCAGGGCACGAATGGTAGCCAGATATTGAGTGCCCGTAAAGAATATACTGAGGTAGGTAGGTAGGTAAAATGGCCAGAAAGTCTACAATCCCATAAAAGCTGAAAATGTATTTCAGGGGTTTACCTGTGAGCCAGATCCGGAGCAAATATTCCAGGGTAAAAAGGATAGTTATGCCCCATTCGAGGTAGTAAAAGAGATCCGGGTATTTGCCTCCCAGACTTTCTACAGATTCCAGCATGACTACCAGTACACTCAGGACAATGAAGACCAATAAGGTAACATCGAAAGTCTTACCTGTGGGTGTATCTGCCTCAAAGACAATCTCGTGCAGCCTATCTTTAAAACTCTGTTTTTCGTTCGCCATCTTACAGCTTGAAAGTACTATAAGAAAATGAGATATGGAAATAGCAGAACCTTATCTCATTTTGCTTCGTTTATTAATATGCCTATATTTGCGCTTCCTATTTATGAAGCTATACAGATTTCCATATTATCTGATTCTTGTTATTGCCGCCTCGCTGGCAATGATTTTCTTTTTGAAGATCAACAAGAAAAGCTTCTATAACCATTACTTCCAGGAGATTGCCGATATAGAGTTAAGAAACTCTCAGGCCTTCAGTCTGGATGGTTCACTCGAAGTATTTGCCCTTACAGAACTCAAACCGGTAGTTCTGTCCATCTTTTGGCTAGGGTTAGGGCTTCTGTTTGGTGTAGTGTTCAGGATTCTTCCTTTGCACATCCGAGCCGAATTCTTACCTACAGCCAACCACACGCATATCAGCTTTGTAAAGCTGGTTCATCCAACCCGTGCTCCCTAGCACATTTTCCCTTTAGAATACTAAATCAAGCTTAGGTCATTTCATTGATCTGAGATACCTGTATGGGTTTCCCATATATATATCTAACATTCACCTTCTATTTTTTAAAACGAAAATTATCTCATGAGAAATAAGAATACCGTTATAGGATTGTTACTGGTATTTGTAGCAATATGTGCCTATAACCTGTATTGGACCTACCAACAATACAATATCGAAAACCAGATCTCTCCTTATAGAGAGGCTGCAAATGAGTTGACTCAGGATACTGCTTCCTGGGGAGACAATGAATATGCAACCCTGCGTGCTTATGACAGCATCCGTACAGCTATGGCTGATGAGCGTCAGAAAGCAGCTGCAAACTCTTTTACTCTGGGGCTTGACCTCCAGGGTGGGATGTATGTAACCATGCAGGTGCAGATTGAGGACATTGTTCGCCAATTGGCAGGCAATATTCAGGACACTTCTTTCACCAATGCACTTGCCTGTGCAAGAGAAAGAAGGCAAGCCGAAGCAACAGCTTATGTACCTCTTTTCATCGATTGCTATAAGACAGCAAATCCAGAAGCTCAATTAGGGGTTCTCTTTGCTGATCCGGATCAAGAGATCGATTTTGACACTCCTGATGATCAAGTGCAGGAATTTTTGGAAGAAAAGGCCCGTGATGCCATGGACCGTACTTTCCAGATTATTCGTACCCGTATTGACCAGTTTGGTGTAGTTTCTCCTAACCTTCAGCAGTTGGACAACAACCGCATCCTTCTGGAGCTTCCCGGTGTAAAAGATGAAGACCGTGTAAAAAGACTTCTGAAGCAAACGGCTAAAATGGAGTTCTTCACTACCCATACCGTCGATCGCTCTTATCCGGTACTTTTCGAAATCAATGATTACCTGAAAAGAGAGCAGGATGCAGCAGCAGAAGCCACTTCTACTGAAGATGGGGAAGCAGAAACAAGTGCAGACAGCGGCGAAGAAGAAGGAGAAGAAGATGATGCAGATGCAGACTCGACCCTGGCCAGCCCCGATACAGCTAGTACTGATTCGGCTAAGGCCTTTGAAGATATGACCGAGGAAGAGCGTCAGGCAGAATTGGAAAAGTATAGAGCAGAAAATCCCCTATTCGGACTTTTCGCTCAGACTTTCGACTATAATGCCATGATCGCCAATGGAGTTACTGAGCCTTTGGTAGCACGTGCACTTGAGCAGGATATTTCTCGCATCAATGCCATTTTTGCCAGAGAGGAAATCAAAAACCTCATTCCTCCGGATATGCGTTTTGTATGGTCTTATAAGCCGATTGATGATGAGACGGGTAGTCCTACCAATCTGTATGACCTGATCACTATCAAGACCAATGATGATGGCACTCCTGCCATGGGTGGAGACGCTGTTGCCAGTGCTCGTCAGGACTTCAACGGAAGAACAGGTGCTCCGGTAGTAACCATGAGTATGACTTCTGAAGGAACGAAAGACTGGGGACAGATCACCGAAGCTAATATTGGCAAATTCGTTTCTGTATTGCTGGACAACAAAGTTTATTCTTATCCAAGAGTAAATGATGCGATCCGTAGTGGTAGTACAGAAATCAGTGGTGGATTTACCATTGATGAGGCGAAAGACCTTGCCAACGTACTTGAGGCTGGTCAGCTTCCTGTAACTACCATTATTGAAGGTAGCCAGACAGTTGGACCTTACCTCGGTGAGCAAAATATCAAAAATGGATTGAGCTCTCTGTACTATGCAGGTATCGTGATCCTGATCTTCATGGCGGTTTATTATGCCAAAGCAGGTCTGGTTGCAAACGTAGCCCTGATTGCTAACGCAATCTTTATCCTGGGTCTTTCAGCAGCGATGACCATTGTATTTACCCTACCAGGTCTTGCGGCTTTGGTATTGACGATAGGTATGGCGGTAGATGCCAACGTACTGATCTTTGAAAGGATTCGGGAGGAATTGAGCAGGGACAAGACACTCAAAGCGAGTATTAAGTCCGGTTTCGCCAATGCATTCTCTTCTGTAATGGATGCAAACATAACCACCCTATTGACAGGGGTTGTGTTGGTAACCTTCGGAGTAGGTCCTATTAGAGGTTTCGCAGTAACCCTGATCATCGGTATCATTACCTCTTTGATCTCAGCATTGATCATCACGCGTTTGATTCTGGATTACTATGGAAATAAAGGCAGTCATGCCATGAACTTCGGATTCGACTTCACTATGGGACTTTTTGACAAAGTCAAAATCAACATGGTAGGACGTCGTAAGTTCTTCTACATGGTATCCGGTGCCCTGGTTATAACCAGCTTGATCCTGATTGGAACAGTTGGATTCAAAACAGGGGTAGACTTCCAGGGAGGTCGTCAATACACCGTTGAATTCACTCAGGGTAGCTCTGATGCAGCAACTGCCAGAGACCTTGATGCAACAGAAGTAAATGATCTTCGTGGTATCCTTACGGAGAGTTTCAATAAAAATGCTCCACAGATCAAAACGCTGGAAGCTGATAACCAATTGCTGATCACTACCTCTTATCTGGTAGAAGATCGTAATGCAGATTCTTTGGTTAAAAGCATCATGCTGACCGGAATTGGTGATAACTATGGAGATGTGAGTATCCTGTCTAGTACAGATGTCGGACCTACAGTTGCAAACGATATCAAGAATGCAGCTTATCGTTCGGTAGTATTCTCACTCATCATCATCTTCCTTTATATCCTCTTGCGTTTCCGCAGGTGGCAGTACTCACTGGGTGCAGTTGTAGCTGTATTCCATGATGTATTGATTGTACTGGGAGTATTCTCCTTCCTGAGCATGTTTGACATCAGCCTCAACGTTGAGATCGACCAGGCATTGATTGCGGCCTTGCTGACGATCATTGGTTACTCGATAAACGATACGGTGGTAGTGTTTGACCGGATCAGGGAGAATCTGGGAGAAATGAAGTCTTCGGTTCTTGAGACCATTTACAATACTTCTATAGACCAAACGATTAGCCGTACGTTGATCACCTCTGTAACTACCTTCCTGACTGTACTGATTCTGTACATCTTCGGTGGTGATGTGATCCGTGGCTTTACCTTTGCGATCCTGATTGGTATCATCGTCGGTACTTACTCTTCTATTTTCGTTGCATCTCCGATTTCACTGGATATGATTAACCGCAGTGGTGGTATTCAGCCAGTAGCTGATGAGGAGACAAAAGAAAAGACCAAGAGACCTCCGGCAAATATCAACAAGCCAAAGAGTAAAAAGAAATCTAGAAGATCATAGTATTTGCTATGATATCCAACCCAAGAAGCCGTCTGCTAAGCAGGCGGCTTTTTGTTTTTTGTCCTAGATGAGAAAAGTCACTTCCTCCATTGAGTTTGTATAGTTCTCTCTCAAAAACAATCTCTTATCATGTGAAGGAATTATAAATCTAAGATGACGTGGAAATTCTAGAAGCCCCCCCTTTATTTAGTATACCCAAGAAAAAGACGGGACAAAAAGGGATAGACACCTTTTTAAGAAACAGCTATCGAACCCATATCGCTTATAGCTCGCTCGCAGATAAGAAAGCCAATATCATGATCAAATTTAATTCGGTCGTGATCAGTGTTCTGATCGTTTTTTTCGAAAGCATCACTGACTTAAATCCAGCTGCATACTTATCAGGAATTATATTCTTATGTACAGCTCTGGTTTCCCTGGCATTTGGTACTCTCTCAGCCAGGCCTGAGATAACCAAACTCAATAAGCCCAAGCACGATTTGGACATCCGCAAAAGAAATCTCCTCTTTTTCGGCAATTATGTAGACCTGGATCTCGAAGATTATGAAATAGCCTTTGATGCTATGATGCAGGATTACAAACTGGTTTATGGTAATATGGCAAGGGATCTGTATTTTCTGGGGAAAGTATTGGACAAAAAGTTTATCTACTTGAAGTGGTCCTATAATACCTTTCTGACTGGACTTGGATTTACGGTATTTGCCTTTCTGATTTCTCTCTACGCACGAAGCTTTCATTAATCAGCCTTCTCTGACAATGGTAAGATAATTGCTGCTTCTCATGCATCATTGCCACAGCAAAAGTCGCCATTTATGCGAGAGACCAGCAAAATTCTTATCTACCTGACATGTATAGTAGGAAGTGGCCTTCTGATAGGCAGCATTATTCTCTTCTATAAAAATGCGAACCTCCACGGATTCCAGTTCCAGGGAGACTATATGGGTACGGGTAAAGGAGGACAGCTGAGAGCAGCCAGTCTGAGTTGGCAGGGCTTATTGATCCTAAGTTTATGC includes:
- the secD gene encoding protein translocase subunit SecD; translation: MRNKNTVIGLLLVFVAICAYNLYWTYQQYNIENQISPYREAANELTQDTASWGDNEYATLRAYDSIRTAMADERQKAAANSFTLGLDLQGGMYVTMQVQIEDIVRQLAGNIQDTSFTNALACARERRQAEATAYVPLFIDCYKTANPEAQLGVLFADPDQEIDFDTPDDQVQEFLEEKARDAMDRTFQIIRTRIDQFGVVSPNLQQLDNNRILLELPGVKDEDRVKRLLKQTAKMEFFTTHTVDRSYPVLFEINDYLKREQDAAAEATSTEDGEAETSADSGEEEGEEDDADADSTLASPDTASTDSAKAFEDMTEEERQAELEKYRAENPLFGLFAQTFDYNAMIANGVTEPLVARALEQDISRINAIFAREEIKNLIPPDMRFVWSYKPIDDETGSPTNLYDLITIKTNDDGTPAMGGDAVASARQDFNGRTGAPVVTMSMTSEGTKDWGQITEANIGKFVSVLLDNKVYSYPRVNDAIRSGSTEISGGFTIDEAKDLANVLEAGQLPVTTIIEGSQTVGPYLGEQNIKNGLSSLYYAGIVILIFMAVYYAKAGLVANVALIANAIFILGLSAAMTIVFTLPGLAALVLTIGMAVDANVLIFERIREELSRDKTLKASIKSGFANAFSSVMDANITTLLTGVVLVTFGVGPIRGFAVTLIIGIITSLISALIITRLILDYYGNKGSHAMNFGFDFTMGLFDKVKINMVGRRKFFYMVSGALVITSLILIGTVGFKTGVDFQGGRQYTVEFTQGSSDAATARDLDATEVNDLRGILTESFNKNAPQIKTLEADNQLLITTSYLVEDRNADSLVKSIMLTGIGDNYGDVSILSSTDVGPTVANDIKNAAYRSVVFSLIIIFLYILLRFRRWQYSLGAVVAVFHDVLIVLGVFSFLSMFDISLNVEIDQALIAALLTIIGYSINDTVVVFDRIRENLGEMKSSVLETIYNTSIDQTISRTLITSVTTFLTVLILYIFGGDVIRGFTFAILIGIIVGTYSSIFVASPISLDMINRSGGIQPVADEETKEKTKRPPANINKPKSKKKSRRS
- a CDS encoding DUF5706 domain-containing protein, encoding MEILEAPPLFSIPKKKTGQKGIDTFLRNSYRTHIAYSSLADKKANIMIKFNSVVISVLIVFFESITDLNPAAYLSGIIFLCTALVSLAFGTLSARPEITKLNKPKHDLDIRKRNLLFFGNYVDLDLEDYEIAFDAMMQDYKLVYGNMARDLYFLGKVLDKKFIYLKWSYNTFLTGLGFTVFAFLISLYARSFH